In Erigeron canadensis isolate Cc75 chromosome 7, C_canadensis_v1, whole genome shotgun sequence, one DNA window encodes the following:
- the LOC122606488 gene encoding BTB/POZ domain-containing protein At5g17580-like: MSRYSVSKDIQVPVCGIPYNLNKDLLAEKSSKLCKLFKENPDEDICNLFCDIHINRHTFETVARFCYGFPVHFTPENVIPISCLAGYLGMTDTHCSHNLLNQSLSFFKHKILTGWNESLKSLKAIDDHSILQQAVNLGLVDGCMDSLINKAVDNPLLLGDPIKAPTFDDEDEDDDDDDGHRFDGNVYNPNAKRQLFVLDWKSEDLSLTELHLEFYEPIIRAMIQSKVGSNYIASNLYQYFKSWVFFEPKETDEESSSSEGVSSSNSKRLAIEAIERLLPHDRGILPCALLSEMLQYATVLEANANCREGFEVRIGRQLDLATINDLLIPSQSYSRDEKYDTECVRRILKHFYSSFNGENQSGLYIVAELLEDFLSEVANDIDLKKDSFISLSEMSNAASEGTQKTSDGIYRAIDIYLNKHRYFTESEREEICAVMDCNKMSQVACEHAAQNERLPVRVAVQVLFVGQLHLRETITKEAAGSEDDSKRLTEVREEEKAKLELEKMSSKVKELEKECLVMRKEIQKGYLRKATMESEKTNVWQDMKRKFGCLSSLNHNNCHVKKKVHPR, encoded by the exons ATGTCACGATATTCTGTTTCAAAAGACATTCAAGTCCCTGTATGCGGAATACCATACAACTTAAACAAG GATCTTCTTGCTGAAAAATCATCGAAACTTTGTAAGCTATTTAAAGAGAACCCTGATGAAGACATTTGTAATCTATTCTGTGATATTCATATCAACCGCCATACTTTTGAGACCGTTGCAAGATTCTGCTATGGTTTCCCTGTCCACTTCACACCTGAAAACGTCATTCCAATTTCTTGTTTGGCTGGCTATTTGGGTATGACAGATACCCATTGCTCGCACAATCTCCTGAATCAATCTCTATCGTTTTTCAAACACAAAATTCTCACTGGCTGGAATGAATCATTGAAATCATTAAAGGCGATAGatgatcactccattcttcaaCAAGCAGTAAACCTTGGTCTTGTTGATGGTTGTATGGATTCCCTTATCAATAAAGCTGTTGATAATCCTCTTTTACTTGGCGATCCAATAAAGGCTCCAActtttgatgatgaagatgaggacgatgatgatgatgatggtcaCAGGTTTGATGGAAACGTTTACAATCCAAATGCTAAACGACAACTCTTTGTTCTTGATTGGAAGTCAGAAGACTTGAGCTTAACTGAACTTCATCTTGAATTTTATGAGCCTATAATCCGTGCGATGATTCAATCCAAAGTGGGCTCCAACTACATTGCATCAAATCTTTATCAATATTTCAAAAGTTGGGTGTTTTTTGAACCAAAAGAAACTGACGAAGAATCATCTTCTTCTGAAGGCGTTTCTTCTTCTAATTCGAAAAGATTAGCCATTGAAGCAATCGAAAGACTTTTACCCCATGACCGGGGGATCCTCCCTTGTGCATTACTATCAGAAATGCTTCAATACGCAACTGTTTTAGAAGCTAACGCTAACTGTAGAGAAGGGTTTGAAGTGAGGATCGGGAGGCAACTAGATTTAGCAACGATTAATGACTTGCTGATACCATCTCAAAGCTATTCAAGAGATGAAAAGTATGATACAGAGTGTGTTAGAAGAATCTTGAAGCATTTTTACAGCAGTTTCAACGGGGAAAACCAATCCGGGCTCTACATTGTGGCTGAACTTCTTGAAGATTTCTTAAGTGAGGTAGCCAACGACATTGATTTGAAAAAGGACTCGTTTATATCACTTTCTGAAATGTCAAATGCTGCATCAGAAGGAACACAAAAAACCTCAGATGGGATATATCGGGCCATAGACATATACTTAAATAAACACAGATATTTTACAGAATCCGAACGTGAAGAGATTTGTGCTGTTATGGATTGCAACAAGATGTCACAAGTGGCATGTGAGCACGCAGCACAAAACGAGAGACTTCCAGTCCGTGTAGCGGTTCAGGTTCTGTTTGTAGGTCAGTTACACTTAAGGGAAACGATCACTAAGGAGGCAGCAGGGTCAGAAGATGATTCAAAAAGGCTTACAGAGGTCAGAGAGGAAGAGAAAGCAAAGTTAGAATTGGAGAAAATGAGTAGTAAGGTGAAGGAACTTGAGAAAGAATGTCTTGTGATGAGGAAGGAGATCCAAAAAGGTTATTTAAGGAAAGCAACGATGGAAAGTGAGAAAACAAATGTTTGGCAGGATATGAAGAGGAAGTTCGGGTGCTTATCAAGCCTCAACCACAATAACTGTCATGTGAAAAAGAAGGTTCATCCAAGGTAG
- the LOC122607911 gene encoding protein ESSENTIAL FOR POTEXVIRUS ACCUMULATION 1-like, producing MADKTDSLHHSKISRDGQGSDSSIPLSPQWLLPNPGENKTGAVSGEMHTSLFPTSAIRSGLVKSEEKFDQVNDVSKKKDVFRPSVLINRERWHDEERETNSSLRKDRWREGDKELGENRNVDRWVDSPSGRYRPPSERWTDAGNKDQNHDPRRESKWNTWRGSNNKEMVSPRDKWADSGNDERDIDHPRPWRSASALNRGKFEPPSYQSPGSNKVSPIGGHSENRNPTFSHGRARGFFEGNHMTSIDSHSSASFCEKIDRHHEEASVVRYSRAKLIDLYTMTDKRVLDGVVFVPSFTQEEPVEPLALIEPTPEELFILKGIEKGDVISSSAPEITKDGSLGRNMADVQSRRTKLENREDLPLSADSCRDDNADGYTEAENYARSIDVGSARESRGHGTSVHSGESWRSQPQKDTTDEPNGRSVDPYLKDKHKWQVGEDPIVRRQPSGPLDKEQETIIHLVSQPSPEDLVLFYKDPQGSVQGPFTGIDIIGWYEAGYFGIDLLVRLANAPPESPWSSLGDVMPHLRSKVRPPPGFSAAKQSEVHDESSTKGHGKSNTAPPLGTESGDNLYKFAKRIELERQSSISSRYSLWSGRDSDPTTSQSNVLSAVDENLRQQPHPPNVPSPNFMSILQGLSDKSNSAVNNGVTNSSNFPVQGGLDPHQSSFGIHHGLQPQNQSSLLLPEQLLASAISQDPQLLNLLQQKHMSQMNPQAPIPTQQMSILEGYLLLKQKQELQQQQLLRQQLISQVLTNQQMQPLDRLGLQPTNEIFHMGSQNQVPIVSQAGAHMNESKVPILLPHQMMVNGENSHMKGASMSVPADHFENPSVFLSAGAPDNEVSKSEHHGGFKVSSVNVVEGPKFENIKSTEVSASEEEKAVESLEVNKPSEKKLKNKKSSKSQLYELEKTASKTKQSEAEVSKPYICVKGDMQCGVIVDPDGVFDDTDKISVKKNEVGTDAYMGHRAWKPAPGFKPKSFLEIQQEEQRRAQADAHTRLEMSVTDISISLGSINLSTPWAGIVKNSDHKGTKMNQVSSDPRVTECSVHQKSKKNSPQDLLASEVMEKPSENESASFQFDPTDDVNFIEAKESKKSRKKSAKAKAAGLKASVPETPISSSPNEKVKDSHVTQQEKDLLLSGSSLGDYVAWKAEMTAPAPAPAWSTDSGKLSTHTSLRDILKEEEKKVSSNQHQIPVSTSQKSVQVQSTHGNGPWSSSLSSIANAASPIQITSHVSVQSKNKEDDDLFWGPVDQPKQKMKQSDFPQLTSQVYRSKKTSVKGISGGSLMREKSMGGKVVDKHSEAMDFRDWCESECVRLIGTKDTSFLEFCLKQSRSEAEILLKENLGSYDRNHEFIDRFLNYKDFLSSDILEIAFQAQDNTKVSRDTNCVSDGPGDLNLDSSNVDGEPTKVGGKKKGRKGKKVSPAVLGFSVLSNRIMMGEIQTVED from the exons ATGGCTGACAAAACTGACTCTCTTCATCACTCTAAGATCTCTAGAG ATGGACAAGGGTCTGACAGTTCAATTCCGCTTTCACCACAATGGCTTCTCCCGAATCCCGGGGAGAATAAAACTGGAGCTGTATCTGGG GAGATGCACACAAGTCTCTTTCCAACCTCTGCCATTCGTTCTGGTCTCGTTAAATCAGAAGAAAAGTTTGACCAGGTCAATGATGTCTCTAAGAAGAAGGATGTGTTTCGCCCTTCTGTGCTCATTAACCGTGAGCGTTGGCATGATGAGGAGAGAGAGACAAATTCCTCTCTTCGAAAGGACAGGTGGCGAGAGGGTGATAAAGAGCTTGGAGAGAACCGCAATGTGGATCGTTGGGTTGATAGCCCTTCTGGAAGATACCGTCCACCATCTGAAAGATGGACTGATGCGGGAAATAAGGATCAAAATCATGACCCACGTCGTGAGAGCAAATGGAACACATGGCGGGGCTCTAATAACAAGGAAATGGTCAGTCCTCGTGACAAGTGGGCTGATTCTGGAAATGATGAGAGGGATATAGACCATCCTAGGCCATGGAGGTCGGCTTCTGCTCTCAATAGAGGAAAATTTGAGCCGCCTTCTTACCAGAGCCCAGGTTCAAACAAGGTTTCTCCTATTGGGGGACATAGTGAAAATCGTAACCCGACTTTCTCCCATGGTAGGGCAAGGGGTTTCTTTGAAGGGAACCATATGACCTCCATTGATTCACACTCATCGGCATCATTTTGTGAAAAGATTGACCGGCATCATGAAGAGGCTTctgttgtgagatatagcaggGCAAAGCTGATTGACTTGTACACAATGACTGATAAGAGGGTGTTAGATGGTGTCGTGTTTGTGCCTTCTTTTACGCAGGAAGAACCTGTGGAGCCTCTTGCACTTATTGAACCCACCCCTGAGGAATTG TTCATTTTAAAGGGGATTGAAAAAGGGGACGTAATAAGTAGTAGTGCACCTGAAATTACTAAAGATGGATCTCTTGGGCGTAACATGGCTGACGTGCAGTCAAGAAGAACCAAACTTG AGAATAGAGAAGACCTACCACTTTCTGCCGACAGCTGTAGAGATGATAATGCTGATGGTTATACAG AAGCAGAAAATTATGCAAGGAGCATTGATGTGGGAAGTGCTCGAGAGTCAAGAGGGCATGGAACCTCTGTTCACTCTGGAGAAAGCTGGCGGTCTCAGCCTCAAAAGGACACCACTGATGAGCCGAATGGCAGGTCTGTAGATCCATACTTGAAAGATAAGCATAAATGGCAAGTAGGTGAGGATCCAATCGTTAGAAGGCAACCGTCTGGACCTTTAGACAAAGAACAAGAAACAATAATACATTTGGTTTCCCAGCCATCTCCTGAAGACCTGGTTCTTTTCTACAAAGATCCTCAGGGCTCAGTTCAAGGTCCTTTTACTGGCATCGATATCATTGGTTGGTATGAGGCTGGATATTTTGGGATAGATCTGTTGGTACGTCTTGCAAATGCTCCACCAGAGTCGCCATGGAGTTCACTTGGTGATGTCATGCCTCATCTGCGTTCCAAGGTCAGACCACCCCCAGGTTTCAGTGCAGCAAAACAAAGTGAAGTCCATGATGAATCTA GTACAAAGGGACATGGGAAGTCTAACACGGCTCCTCCACTTGGAACAGAGAGTGGTGATAACTTGTACAAGTTTGCGAAGAGGATAGAACTTGAAAGGCAATCATCAATATCTAGTCGTTATTCCCTTTGGTCTGGAAGGGATTCCGATCCCACAACTTCACAATCAAATGTTTTATCTGCTGTTGATGAAAATCTTCGACAACAACCCCATCCCCCAAATGTCCCGAGTCCGAATTTCATGTCCATTCTTCAGGGTTTATCTGATAAGTCTAACTCTGCGGTCAACAATGGAGTTACAAATTCGTCAAATTTTCCAGTTCAAGGTGGTTTGGATCCCCATCAATCATCGTTTGGGATCCACCATGGACTTCAACCACAGAATCAATCTAGTCTGCTACTTCCTGAACAGTTGCTTGCTTCTGCTATCTCTCAAGACCCTCAACTGCTAAATTTGCTGCAACAGAAACACATGTCACAGATGAATCCTCAAGCACCAATACCAACACAGCAGATGTCAATATTGGAGGGATACTTGTTGCTTAAACAGAAGCAGGAGCTGCAGCAACAACAGCTATTGAGACAGCAATTGATTTCCCAGGTGCTCACTAACCAACAGATGCAGCCGTTGGATCGTCTAGGGTTACAGCCTACAAATGAAATCTTCCACATGGGGTCTCAAAATCAAGTTCCAATTGTTTCACAAGCTGGTGCACATATGAATGAATCTAAAGTTCCAATACTCTTGCCTCATCAAATGATGGTAAATGGTGAAAACAGTCACATGAAGGGTGCTTCAATGTCTGTACCTGCAGACCACTTTGAAAATCCATCAGTGTTTCTTTCCGCTGGAGCTCCTGACAATGAAGTTTCAAAGTCTGAACATCATGGTGGTTTCAAGGTGTCATCTGTGAATGTTGTGGAAGGGCCAAAGTTTGAGAATATAAAATCTACTGAAGTATCTgcttcagaagaagaaaaagctGTTGAGTCACTTGAGGTCAATAAACCTTCTGAAAAGAAGTTAAAGAACAAAAAGTCATCCAAGTCACAATTATATGAGCTGGAAAAGACAGCTTCTAAGACAAAGCAATCTGAAGCCGAAGTCAGCAAACCATATATCTGTGTTAAAGGAGATATGCAATGTGGAGTCATTGTAGATCCTGATGGTGTATTTGATGATACTGACAAAATATCTGTGAAAAAGAATGAAGTCGGCACTGATGCATATATGGGTCATCGAGCATGGAAGCCTGCACCTGGCTTTAAGCCAAAGTCATTTTTAGAAATCCAGCAAGAGGAACAGCGGAGGGCACAGGCAGATGCACACACACGGTTAGAAATGTCAGTTACTGATATTTCAATATCGTTAGGCTCCATCAATCTATCCACCCCATGGGCTGGTATTGTTAAAAATTCAGATCACAAAGGAACTAAGATGAACCAGGTAAGCTCTGACCCTAGAGTTACTGAGTGTTCTGTGCATCAGAAAAGCAAAAAGAACTCACCTCAAGATCTCTTAGCAAGTGAAGTTATGGAAAAACCCAGTGAAAACGAGTCGGCAAGTTTTCAGTTTGATCCAACTGACGATGTGAACTTTATCGAGGCTAAAGAAAGCAAAAAGAGCCGGAAAAAGTCTGCAAAAGCGAAGGCTGCAGGACTCAAAGCTTCAGTGCCTGAAACTCCTATCAGTTCAAGTCCCAACGAGAAAGTTAAGGATTCACATGTGACACAACAGGAAAAGGATTTATTGCTGTCTGGTTCGTCACTGGGAGATTATGTGGCCTGGAAAGCGGAGATGACAGCCCCAGCACCTGCTCCAGCTTGGTCAACTGATTCTGGAAAGCTTAGTACACACACGTCTTTGAGAGACATATTGAAGGAGGAAGAGAAGAAGGTATCTTCTAATCAGCATCAAATACCTGTCTCAACTTCTCAAAAATCTGTACAGGTTCAGTCTACACATGGAAATGGTCCATGGTCATCTTCCTTGTCATCTATTGCCAATGCTGCATCCCCTATCCAGATTACATCTCATGTTTCTGTTCAATCAAAAAACAAAGAGGATGATGACCTGTTCTGGGGTCCAGTGGATCAACCAAAGCAAAAAATGAAACA ATCAGATTTTCCTCAACTTACAAGCCAGGTTTATCGGTCAAAGAAAACTTCTGTTAAAGGAATTTCTGGGGGGTCGTTGATGCGGGAGAAATCTATGGGTGGAAAGGTCGTTGATAAACATTCAG AGGCAATGGACTTCAGAGATTGGTGTGAAAGTGAGTGTGTCAGGCTTATTGGAACAAAag ATACAAGTTTCTTAGAATTTTGTCTAAAGCAGTCAAGATCAGAAGCAGAGATACTTCTAAAGGAGAACCTGGGTTCATACGACCGTAATCATGAGTTCATTGACAGGTTTCTTAACTACAAAGATTTCTTGTCTTCTGACATCCTCGAAATTGCCTTCCAAGCTCAAGACAACACAAAGGTTTCCAGAGACACAAATTGTGTCAGTGATGGTCCTGGGGATCTCAATTTGGATAGCAGCAATGTAGATGGTGAGCCCACCAAGGTCGGAGGCAAAAAGAAGGGTAGGAAGGGAAAAAAGGTTAGTCCAGCAGTTTTAGGCTTTAGTGTTCTTAGCAACAGGATCATGATGGGGGAGATTCAGACCGTTGAAGACTAG
- the LOC122607923 gene encoding mitochondrial fission 1 protein A-like, translating into MLFEAIRSFFTPGYSFSLCNSTLIHFCRRDYALVENRLDSSYDDIRNECLLRLSWALAHSRRPEDVQHGIRMLEGEKGSSDNTDDTLQMKLKAYILAVGYYRSVIEVGTTRRAWTMLTAVWRLHTTGKRR; encoded by the exons ATGCTATTCGAGGCGATTCGCAGTTTCTTCACTCCAGgctattctttttctttgtgcAACTCTACTCTTATCCAC tttTGTCGGCGTGACTATGCTTTAGTTGAAAATAGGTTAGATAGCTCTTATGATGACATAAGAAACGAGTGCCTTTTACGCTTGTCATGGGCTCTGGCTCACTCTAGACGACCTGAAGATGTGCAACATGGGATAAGAATGCTTGAAGGTGAAAAAG GTTCATCAGATAACACTGATGACACTTTGCAAATGAAACTTAAGGCGTATATACTTGCGGTTGGGTATTATAGAAGTGTTATAGAAGTGGGGACTACTCGAAGAGCTTGGACCATGTTAACAGCTGTTTGGAG ATTGCATACGACTGGGAAAAGGCGATAA